The genomic stretch CGGAAGCAGCTACGACAGTGGAGGACGAAAACGTATTCTTCAACGGTGAAACAGCTATCGGGAGATTCTtaatttgaattgaagatctttTTGTCTGAGACAGTGACGAAGTTGGTGTGTTTTCAGCAATAGAAGCTGTGGCAGAAACTGTAGTAGAAGCTGCGCCGGAGGTAgaaccagagccagaaccTATTGATTCGCTCAGGATCGGATCCAAGTCGTCTGGCTTCATAGCCAAGTTGTGAGAACTAAGACGATGACTATCCTTGCGGTAATTGACTGTGCTGGCACTTCCTAAGCGCATTGGACggagttgaacttcttcactcGAATTGCGAGAGTGCTGATGTGAAGTAGAAGCTGTGGAAGAGGCACGCAGATGAGCTGAGGATGTCGCGGAAGTGGACGACTTTCGTGTCTCCTGTCTCTTGGCTAGTCTGATGGGTCGGATTCCCATATCGTCGGGAACAGCATGCTGTTCTTCATTCCAGGGactttcttcagaatcgTTGCTCATTGTGATATTGACGACTTGGAAATTTTACGAAATGAACGTGAATTGGACGATTTATGGAAATCTCTAGAAAGGTTTCGTTGTAATTGTATTTGATTCTGCGGTGTTATGTTCTATTATGTAAAGCGCCTGCTCTAATTTATGCCGATTATACTTGCTGGAAGGATGTGAAGGATGGTTCTGATTCGATATGAACTAAATATGAGTTTAACTCTGAAACAAGTGCAATTCGAAAACTGGCACCTCCTTATCTGTTTGATTCTTTTCTACCCTTCTAGACCGCTATTTCGTCTCGGTATCGTCCCCAGTGATGCTCCAGAGCTCGTTTGACAAAACAAAGATGACTGCGATACCACTTGTGCTGTTCGTGTATACAATCGCCCACTTTAAAAACAGGTTGCAAAGGTGGAGTGCAGGagttgcaattgaaaaattgacaGACTACGGCGAGGAAGAATGGGAGACAGACAGCGATTTGTGACTAGAAGTTGGTGAATTGGTGAATTGGAAGATTGGGGAGTTTTATAGCCTTGGTGAGATGTTTTGAGAATGGAAATTCGGTGAAGTTTGTGTTTGGCTAGAGATGCTCCGCAAGTATTGGCTGACTGTGAAACAAATGGAAGACAAGTGAGAAAACACACATTCAATACTGAGGCTAAATCAATTGTCAATACGAAAGAAAGTCCCAACTACAAACTGGTACCATCTCGCTCATCATATATTGAATACATTTCCTCTATTCCGGTACTACTTTCGTTGTGTCTTATGTCCAAATTGTGGGTTCAAAATTATCACGTGAACGCAACCAAAATCGCAGCTACATTGGTaaacttctccagattCCGATATAAAATGAGGTTTTCCAGCAAATTCACAATTGCCATTTTTCTAATTATCTCTGCTATTCTCTGCTACTCAATCTCTAATTTCGATCATGTCCTTACAAGTCGGCGACAAGTTCCCTTCCAACATTGAGTTCCAACACATCCCCATCAATGTTTCCGAGGTTGAAAACAACAACGTCTTGAAATGTGAAATTCCAaccttgttgaagttggataAGGTGTTTGAAAAACTCGCTGACACCGAAACCCCAAATGTTCTTATTGTGGCTGTCCCAGGTGCTTTCACGCCAACATGTACGGAGAATCACATCCCTCCATATTTGGAGCACTTGTCTGATTTAAAGGCCGAAAAGCATATTGGTGCTGTGATCATTATTGCTACCAACGATGCTTTTGTGCTCAATGCCTGGGGaaaattgttgatcaaggacGCCATCAAAAATGTCGCTCTGATCAAGGAAGCAAATGGACCTTCTGTGTACTTTGCTAGTGACGTCAATGGCTCTTTCTCCAAGTCTTTTGACTTGGCCAGCGACAAGGGCACTGGAATCAGAACTTCCAGATACGCTACTGTGATCGATTCTAAGGACAAGACTGTGAAGTACtttggtgttgaagttgagCGTGGTGTCAAGTTCAGCGGTCTTGATGCTGTGTTGGGTGCCAAGTTGTAGGTATGTAACTCTTAGACATTAGAATATATTGCGATAATTGAAGTATTTTTGCGTTTGAACCCAATTAACATTTTCATTTCGAGCTAAAGGTGcaaaaaatagaagaaactgTGCAGTGATTGACCTAAGAAGCAACAAAATACCAAAAGTAGtacaacagaagaagcatAGATCAGGACACCGGAGTATTCGCATATCAAGTACTCAACTTGGTTGTCGGCCAGCAACAACACAAGACAAACCAAGCAGCATAGCCGAATTATCCATCAAAAACCAGATATTGAGCTCCAATTTTCATGAAGTTTGCACCCATTCCGAGTTCCCCGCCAACACACTCTTGATGCCAACTTTCCAAAAAAGTGCCGATTGCCACGGCTTAGTTCGCTCCAGCAGTCTAAGCACATAATACAGTAAACACCGAGAAACGTGTAGGGCAATGGCACCAGATGACATCTTTACGCTTAGCTGGTAGTGTTACATGGGTGGAATTGTCGAATCAGGGGAGGTCTGTCTTACCAGAACTAAGGGGTTGTGTCGAGAGAGGTTCAGACTTTGTGGGATTTTACTACTACAGTTTTGCTAGCAGAGCAGCCTTTTATTAGCGATTATGGAACTTTTAAATTGGCAAGCATTTGGCCAATTGCAAGTTACAGTCACTGCCTTATTGGACAACTTTCAGTTTGTCCAGTTCTACAAATACTGGGAAAATCATAGAGATCAAGGAGTAGTATTACCATCGCCGGATGTAACCAACCTCTGTAATCAGGATAGGGAGTTCGAAATTGACAAATGCAAACGAAAAATCTGTACTCCAAAATGACGTAACATTCCTGTATTTCCCGATCGGGGCCACCCTTGAGAATCAGGAAACCTCTGCTACAGGAACTGGTCGTGTTCGCTCCAAAGTTCTGCAGGTAGATGCACACTCTCCTCTTCCGTCTGGACTAGATGGTTCCATACCCTTCTTTTACGGACAGAGGACGGTTCGCGCACGCCTCTGCAAGATTTCCGGTGGAATGGACGTTGACTATATAAAGATGGGCAAATGACAAAATATTTGCCTGGCTATTTCACGACTCAGCACTCCAATTGACAATCACAAACATGTCCAAGGTTTACTTCGATATCGCCGCAAACGGCCAAAAGTTAGGTAGAATcaccttcaagttgtacaaCGACGTTGTCCCAAAGACCGCCGAAAACTTCCGTGCCTTGGCTACCGGTGAAAAGGGCTTTGGTTTCGCTGGCTCTGCTTTCCACAGAGTTATTCCTCAATTCATGTTGCAGGGTGGTGACTTCACCAGAGGTAACGGTACCGGTGGTAAGTCCATCTACGGTGAGAAGTTTGCTGACGAAAACTTTGCCAAGAAGCACGAAAGACCTGGTTTGCTTTCCATGGCCAACGCTGGTCCAAACACCAACGGTTcccaattcttcatcaccACTGTTCCATGCCCATGGTTGGACGGTAAGCACGTCGTCTTCggtgaagttgttgaaggctTCGACGTCGTCAAGCAGGTTGAAGGTTACGGTTCCAACTCTGGTGCCACTTCTGCCAGAATCACCATTGAAGCTTCTGGTGAATTGTAAATgaggaattgaaaaatttgtcCTAGGCAGGAATATCGGAAACTGTCTGATTGTGTACGTCAATTGGCGACTGTGAGAACTCAATGCTGTCAATTGGCTGTGTCCAATGGCATGTCGCGTGCATGTCGTGTTTCTGCCGTTCAATTTGGTTTATTAGTTAATTATAAAATGTACGCTGCACAGACTCGATTGAATGGGGTCTGATCGGTATTGACTTTTCTGTTGGCGTAGATCTGTAGTCTGGAGCCCAGCGCGTGATGAGCGCCGTGACCAGCATCACGTGTGTATGCTGTGACTATATGCAGTTCTGTGGATGAGACCTGGGTTTGCTGCTCAGAGAAATTGTCCTGCATAATGCCCATTCAAAACCCATCAAATTGTTCAGGTGACAAATTACACCACATTCCAGAAAGAGTATCTGAATCCGTCTGTCTTGCGTAATCTTGTCTTGTGTCTCGTCTTTCTCAAAATGTCTGTTTGCTTGTCAATTCTCTATCAGAGAGATCTTCATCTGCAGGC from Scheffersomyces stipitis CBS 6054 chromosome 2, complete sequence encodes the following:
- a CDS encoding predicted protein; this translates as MSLQVGDKFPSNIEFQHIPINVSEVENNNVLKCEIPTLLKLDKVFEKLADTETPNVLIVAVPGAFTPTCTENHIPPYLEHLSDLKAEKHIGAVIIIATNDAFVLNAWGKLLIKDAIKNVASIKEANGPSVYFASDVNGSFSKSFDLASDKGTGIRTSRYATVIDSKDKTVKYFGVEVERGVKFSGLDAVLGAKL
- a CDS encoding predicted protein (go_process protein folding), which codes for MSKVYFDIAANGQKLGRITFKLYNDVVPKTAENFRALATGEKGFGFAGSAFHRVIPQFMLQGGDFTRGNGTGGKSIYGEKFADENFAKKHERPGLLSMANAGPNTNGSQFFITTVPCPWLDGKHVVFGEVVEGFDVVKQVEGYGSNSGATSARITIEASGEL